A stretch of Gemmatimonas aurantiaca T-27 DNA encodes these proteins:
- a CDS encoding 50S ribosomal protein L25/general stress protein Ctc has translation MANVTLDATARVETGKGAARKIRQAGNIPSVIYGHGREPQSLTTNARETERLIKSIAVSSTVIELNIDGKTARTLIREIQRHPFKRSILHIDFQELVAGETVSVKCPIVYIGTPEGVRLEGGILDQIMHELHIQVDPASIPNHIDVDISGVKLGKSLHVADLKLPAGIKVLDDATATVCVVQPPKVQEEKADGAAEPELIRKPKPDDK, from the coding sequence ATGGCAAACGTTACGCTCGACGCCACCGCTCGCGTCGAAACCGGCAAGGGCGCCGCACGCAAGATCCGCCAGGCCGGCAACATCCCCTCGGTCATCTACGGCCATGGCCGTGAGCCGCAGTCGCTCACGACCAACGCGCGTGAGACCGAGCGCCTGATCAAGAGCATCGCGGTCAGCAGCACCGTCATCGAACTCAACATCGATGGCAAGACGGCGCGCACGCTCATCCGCGAAATCCAGCGCCACCCGTTCAAGCGCTCCATCCTGCACATCGACTTCCAGGAGCTGGTGGCTGGTGAGACGGTGTCGGTGAAGTGCCCGATCGTGTACATCGGCACGCCGGAAGGTGTCCGCCTCGAAGGCGGCATCCTCGACCAGATCATGCACGAACTGCATATCCAGGTCGATCCGGCCAGCATCCCGAACCACATCGACGTGGACATCTCGGGTGTGAAGCTGGGCAAGTCGCTGCACGTGGCCGACCTCAAGTTGCCGGCCGGTATCAAGGTGCTCGACGACGCCACCGCGACGGTGTGCGTGGTCCAGCCGCCGAAGGTGCAGGAAGAGAAGGCCGATGGTGCGGCCGAGCCGGAGCTCATCCGCAAGCCGAAGCCCGACGACAAGTAA
- a CDS encoding carboxypeptidase-like regulatory domain-containing protein, giving the protein MRPFRCVPGSFLFVTALMLIGALRADAQSGPAADTVRGLAYDSLSWQPLAGALVTAEPGGESAVSDSAGRFFIVSSRRVDRLVAFHERTDRLGLGELVATRPEGPDAWARPIVSTPGINTIWARLCAPARRPGGGNGGIVFGSILAADGTTRVAGLGVVLQWESVRSLADTLKRMESITTRSDSLGNYVFCGVQDFGPAAVVASSSSWRSGNVLVEATPSSVRRRDLVVGPTEGVGAFAAVQGRVVDESGASVAGATVSIDGFVADIASGPNGRFTLPAVPTGSRMVTARRVGFLTNAVILDLTAKGTTDLEIAIERTAVTNLERVVTRDARPLSRDARELDERKVANKGRFLDSTYFLGYPSTRLALSAAPGIRPQVGRAPSDFVLRGRSDCLATLWVNGVREPNEFDSMLSRLPKDALAAMEIYPSENMAPSRFQTPGNTCAVVLVWTKAHINARR; this is encoded by the coding sequence ATGCGTCCATTCCGTTGTGTCCCGGGTTCGTTTCTGTTCGTCACGGCCCTCATGCTCATCGGCGCGTTGCGCGCCGACGCCCAGTCCGGGCCGGCCGCTGACACCGTCCGCGGTCTCGCGTACGACAGCCTGTCCTGGCAACCACTGGCCGGTGCGCTGGTCACCGCCGAACCCGGTGGCGAGTCGGCCGTCAGTGACTCCGCCGGACGTTTCTTCATCGTGAGCAGCCGCCGCGTCGATCGATTGGTGGCCTTTCATGAACGCACCGACCGATTGGGGCTTGGTGAACTGGTGGCGACACGCCCGGAGGGCCCCGATGCCTGGGCACGTCCCATCGTTTCGACCCCGGGCATCAATACGATCTGGGCGCGCCTGTGCGCACCGGCGCGCCGGCCCGGCGGTGGCAATGGCGGCATCGTTTTCGGCAGCATCCTGGCCGCCGATGGCACGACGCGTGTGGCGGGACTCGGCGTCGTGCTGCAGTGGGAATCCGTGCGTAGTCTGGCGGACACCCTCAAGCGCATGGAGAGCATCACCACGCGCAGCGACTCGCTCGGGAACTACGTGTTCTGCGGCGTGCAGGACTTTGGTCCGGCCGCGGTGGTCGCGTCGTCGAGCAGTTGGCGCAGTGGCAATGTGCTCGTGGAAGCCACTCCTTCATCCGTGCGTCGGCGGGATCTGGTGGTCGGACCGACCGAAGGGGTTGGTGCATTTGCCGCGGTCCAGGGGCGGGTGGTCGACGAAAGTGGAGCCAGCGTGGCGGGAGCCACGGTCAGCATCGATGGCTTTGTCGCCGATATCGCATCGGGTCCCAATGGTCGCTTCACCCTGCCCGCCGTACCCACGGGCAGTCGCATGGTCACCGCCCGCCGCGTCGGCTTCCTCACGAATGCGGTGATACTCGACCTCACCGCGAAGGGAACAACCGACCTCGAAATCGCCATCGAGCGCACTGCCGTGACCAATCTTGAACGGGTGGTGACGCGCGATGCGCGTCCGCTGTCGCGGGATGCTCGCGAACTGGACGAGCGCAAAGTCGCCAACAAGGGACGGTTCCTGGATTCCACCTACTTCCTCGGATACCCCTCCACCCGTTTGGCATTGTCCGCAGCACCCGGCATTCGTCCACAGGTCGGTCGTGCGCCCAGCGACTTCGTGCTCCGTGGAAGGAGCGATTGCCTGGCCACGCTGTGGGTGAACGGCGTGCGCGAGCCCAATGAGTTCGACAGCATGCTCTCGCGGCTGCCCAAGGACGCCCTCGCGGCGATGGAGATCTATCCGAGCGAGAACATGGCCCCATCACGCTTCCAGACACCGGGCAACACCTGCGCGGTCGTGCTGGTATGGACCAAAGCCCACATCAACGCTCGACGATAG
- the pth gene encoding aminoacyl-tRNA hydrolase: MVTPRWRIPRPARLPLRMKVIVGLGNPGREYENTRHNVGWWLIDTLKERWHFEPWRKDGDAVSTTGLVGTKKVKLVKPQTYMNLSGSVLRPYLKREGWTAAQDLMVLVDEVAVPVGEYRLRAAGSPGGHNGLKSIEAHLKSPTYPRLRVGIKPVDERRQIGDLADFVLHTMPRDERALVDDITPRMIDAIELWIAEGTEKAVSSMGR; this comes from the coding sequence ATGGTCACCCCACGCTGGCGCATTCCGCGCCCCGCGCGTCTTCCTCTGCGTATGAAAGTCATCGTTGGACTTGGCAATCCCGGTCGGGAGTATGAGAACACCCGTCACAATGTGGGGTGGTGGCTCATCGACACGCTCAAAGAGCGCTGGCACTTTGAACCGTGGCGCAAGGACGGCGATGCCGTGTCGACCACGGGGCTGGTGGGCACGAAAAAGGTGAAATTGGTCAAGCCGCAGACATACATGAATCTCAGCGGCTCGGTGTTGCGCCCCTATCTCAAGCGGGAAGGCTGGACCGCGGCGCAGGACCTCATGGTCCTGGTCGATGAAGTCGCCGTGCCAGTGGGCGAATATCGCCTGCGCGCGGCTGGCAGTCCGGGTGGGCACAATGGTCTCAAGAGCATCGAGGCCCATCTCAAGTCCCCCACCTATCCGCGCCTGCGGGTTGGAATCAAGCCGGTTGACGAGCGTCGTCAGATCGGCGATCTCGCCGACTTCGTGCTCCACACCATGCCACGCGATGAACGTGCCCTCGTGGACGACATCACGCCGCGCATGATCGACGCGATCGAGCTGTGGATCGCCGAGGGGACCGAAAAGGCCGTCAGCTCCATGGGACGGTAG
- a CDS encoding ribose-phosphate diphosphokinase, translating to MSAATDVPAASSPRGFKILSGTANQPLAEEIARSLGAELCKVTCSRFADGEVFVRIDENIRGADVFVVQPTNPPGENMLELLLLVDAARRASAARVTAVLPYTGYARQDRKDQPRVAIGAKLMANLIETAGADRVLGLDFHAHQLQGFFDVPVDHLYASPVFTNYFRRKGLKDLVVVAPDVGSAKMARGFAKRLDATFAIIDKRRPKANVAEVMNVVGEVEGRDCLIPDDMIDTAGTVSEAARALKNLGANDIYVCATHALFSGPAVERLSNAPIKEVVVTDSINLPQERRFDTLRILSVGDLLAKAIRFTHADQSVSVLFE from the coding sequence ATGAGCGCCGCCACGGACGTTCCAGCCGCGTCCTCGCCCCGTGGTTTCAAGATCCTCTCCGGCACGGCCAACCAGCCGCTGGCCGAAGAGATTGCGCGCTCGCTTGGCGCGGAGTTGTGCAAGGTGACCTGCTCGCGCTTCGCCGACGGTGAGGTGTTTGTGCGCATCGACGAAAACATTCGCGGCGCGGATGTGTTCGTGGTGCAGCCCACCAATCCGCCGGGCGAGAACATGCTCGAGCTGTTGCTGCTGGTCGACGCGGCGCGCCGAGCCTCTGCGGCGCGTGTCACCGCGGTGCTGCCCTACACCGGGTACGCCCGTCAGGACCGCAAGGATCAGCCGCGTGTGGCCATCGGCGCCAAGCTCATGGCCAATCTCATCGAGACCGCCGGCGCCGATCGGGTGCTCGGACTCGACTTTCATGCGCACCAGTTGCAGGGGTTCTTCGACGTGCCCGTCGATCACCTCTACGCCTCACCGGTGTTCACGAACTACTTCCGCCGGAAGGGGCTCAAGGACCTGGTGGTCGTCGCACCGGATGTGGGATCGGCCAAGATGGCGCGCGGTTTTGCCAAGCGGCTCGATGCCACGTTCGCGATCATCGACAAGCGTCGCCCGAAAGCCAACGTGGCCGAAGTCATGAACGTCGTCGGCGAAGTGGAAGGCCGCGACTGTCTGATTCCCGACGATATGATCGATACGGCGGGCACGGTATCCGAAGCTGCACGCGCGCTCAAGAATCTCGGCGCCAACGACATCTACGTGTGTGCCACGCATGCGCTGTTCAGCGGCCCGGCCGTGGAGCGCCTGTCCAACGCGCCCATCAAGGAAGTCGTGGTCACCGATTCGATCAATCTGCCCCAGGAGCGGCGCTTCGACACGCTGCGCATCCTGTCGGTGGGTGATCTGCTGGCCAAGGCCATTCGCTTCACGCACGCGGATCAAAGCGTCAGCGTGCTGTTCGAATAA
- a CDS encoding ABC transporter substrate-binding protein — protein MNVALWRGHIPLMLLVVLLMLSVACRREVAPPPPLRIVHGLWAGYYALDVASETTDSTRALGTGADAMRLATITIHTSPSDLYADFAGGSFDAVAGSLPDLLRLQQSVRDLKIVVCTDESNGADALIAAAPFPSIGALRGKRIAIAPGTFVQVLLAQALEREGLHMQDVEIITTTASHAVHLLQSDSVEAIVTWSPPLDAVRQPPYHILYSSSQTPGLILQCLAVRKHILETRANTVRQLVSRLLALSTTYADSADALRPLAARAQGRPVSALPPAIGMRWLTPQENRQLLRAGGDGTLKQSAEPHIRYLTEIGGLRSRPDFRVLMTSDFLPP, from the coding sequence ATGAACGTCGCGCTGTGGCGTGGCCACATCCCGTTGATGTTGCTGGTTGTGCTACTGATGCTGTCAGTGGCGTGTCGTCGGGAGGTTGCCCCGCCGCCGCCGCTTCGTATCGTGCACGGACTATGGGCCGGGTACTACGCCCTCGATGTCGCCAGCGAGACCACCGACTCGACGCGGGCTCTGGGGACGGGGGCCGATGCGATGCGCCTCGCGACGATCACGATTCACACGTCGCCATCGGATCTCTATGCCGACTTTGCCGGCGGCTCGTTCGACGCCGTTGCCGGGTCGTTGCCGGACCTGCTGCGCCTTCAACAATCCGTGCGTGATTTGAAGATCGTGGTGTGCACCGATGAATCGAACGGCGCCGACGCGTTGATCGCGGCGGCGCCCTTTCCGAGCATTGGCGCATTGCGTGGCAAGCGCATTGCGATTGCGCCCGGGACGTTCGTGCAAGTCCTGCTGGCCCAGGCGCTCGAGCGGGAAGGCCTGCATATGCAGGACGTCGAGATCATCACGACTACAGCGAGCCATGCGGTGCATCTGCTGCAATCGGACAGCGTGGAGGCCATCGTCACATGGTCTCCACCACTCGATGCCGTGCGCCAACCGCCGTATCACATCCTCTATTCGTCGAGTCAGACGCCCGGGCTGATCCTGCAATGCCTGGCGGTGCGGAAGCACATCCTCGAAACCCGCGCGAACACCGTCCGTCAACTGGTGTCTCGTCTGCTCGCCCTCTCGACGACGTACGCCGATTCGGCCGATGCCTTGCGTCCGCTCGCGGCGCGTGCGCAGGGCCGCCCCGTGTCGGCACTCCCGCCGGCGATCGGCATGCGATGGCTGACACCGCAGGAGAATCGTCAGTTGTTGCGCGCAGGAGGTGATGGGACGCTGAAGCAGTCCGCGGAACCGCACATTCGCTATCTGACGGAAATCGGGGGATTGCGTTCCCGGCCGGATTTCAGGGTGCTCATGACGTCCGACTTTCTTCCACCGTAG
- a CDS encoding sensor histidine kinase translates to MISGLSDRQILPNKSYRLFTPPMTAASSIAPRRQLVARATALLFSVAAFSLVVVTWRSHGVVSGLLQDRISSDLAAHVIAIAGNVDAVITARLNDVQVAALNPAVVAVVAVVAVAAGDEKALPDARIALEALRQQDPAQFIGITLTDRSRRLAIAIGAPIPQVLDTMPADVLPQIITHTDTMWVTREIAYRVAVRDSAGNHIGALTWREHTRFLSDVLGEYARTAPVGTTLRVRWQNGRIIAAWPLPVRTIPVDNLSWTTGDQPGSRAQRWRRSVRERLLQMRDTGVRLRESAVNLRDDQWYIGMLVPEHVLVGPTRAQTRNTLTFSALMLAFMGAIIFVASRRVTRRITVLDGVVQKIAADPQSARVPTTGTQDELTHLGVNINTMADTIDQLVTRLENRGRELEQELDHRSRLEEQLAATRRLDSLGHLAGTVAHDFNNVLSIVATASESASDAVPESHEMQAELRVILLAAQRGREITKRLLSVARHGTNEVEVFDANACLVEHRSLFRRLLPMSIKFELVQDDRSLLIRTDRTQLLQAIFNLLSNARDAMASASGAVRLSTTIISTLPPHFVGGAPPIRSRSYVAISVQDSGSGMTPETIDRLGQLFFTTKAATVGNGLGIASVITMLRAFGGALAVQSTLGQGTEFSLILPLIEYPNTATPSVNPHPDMRLD, encoded by the coding sequence ATGATTTCTGGTCTCTCGGACCGGCAAATCCTCCCCAACAAATCCTACCGTCTCTTCACGCCGCCGATGACGGCCGCGTCATCCATCGCCCCGCGACGACAACTGGTCGCGCGAGCCACCGCGCTGCTATTCAGCGTCGCGGCCTTCTCGCTTGTTGTGGTGACCTGGCGCAGCCATGGAGTGGTTTCCGGGCTGCTGCAGGACCGGATCTCTTCGGATCTGGCCGCGCATGTGATCGCCATCGCCGGCAATGTCGATGCGGTCATCACCGCGCGGCTCAATGACGTCCAGGTCGCCGCGCTGAACCCGGCCGTGGTGGCCGTGGTGGCCGTGGTGGCCGTTGCGGCCGGTGATGAAAAGGCCCTGCCCGACGCCCGGATCGCGCTCGAGGCACTGCGTCAGCAGGATCCCGCACAATTCATCGGCATCACCCTCACCGACCGATCCCGCAGGCTCGCGATCGCGATCGGTGCGCCGATTCCGCAGGTGCTCGACACCATGCCGGCGGATGTGCTACCACAGATCATCACCCACACCGACACCATGTGGGTGACCAGAGAGATCGCCTATCGCGTTGCCGTGCGGGACAGTGCGGGTAACCACATCGGCGCGTTGACCTGGCGGGAGCACACACGATTCCTGTCGGATGTCCTGGGTGAGTATGCCCGAACCGCTCCAGTGGGCACCACCTTGCGCGTGCGTTGGCAAAACGGGCGGATCATTGCCGCCTGGCCGTTGCCGGTCAGGACCATCCCCGTGGACAATCTCTCCTGGACCACCGGTGACCAGCCCGGATCCAGGGCCCAGCGATGGAGACGCAGTGTGCGTGAGCGCCTGCTCCAGATGCGGGACACGGGTGTCCGGCTTCGGGAATCGGCGGTCAATCTGCGGGACGACCAGTGGTACATCGGCATGCTCGTACCAGAGCACGTGTTGGTGGGCCCCACCCGAGCTCAAACCCGCAATACGCTCACGTTTTCGGCGCTCATGTTGGCATTCATGGGCGCCATCATTTTTGTCGCCAGCCGCCGAGTGACGCGGCGTATCACGGTGCTGGATGGGGTGGTGCAAAAGATCGCCGCCGATCCACAGAGTGCACGGGTGCCGACCACCGGTACGCAGGACGAGTTGACGCATCTGGGCGTGAACATCAACACGATGGCCGACACCATCGACCAATTGGTCACGCGTCTGGAAAACCGCGGTCGTGAACTGGAGCAGGAGCTGGACCATCGTTCACGACTGGAAGAACAGTTGGCGGCGACCCGTCGACTCGATTCGCTCGGCCATCTGGCCGGCACCGTCGCTCACGATTTCAACAATGTGTTGTCGATCGTGGCGACGGCATCCGAGAGTGCGTCGGATGCCGTGCCCGAATCACACGAGATGCAGGCAGAGCTGCGCGTCATCCTGCTGGCGGCACAACGTGGTCGCGAAATCACGAAACGCCTGCTGTCGGTGGCACGCCACGGCACCAACGAAGTGGAAGTGTTCGATGCCAATGCGTGCCTGGTCGAACATCGGTCGCTGTTCCGTCGATTGCTGCCGATGTCGATCAAGTTCGAACTCGTGCAAGACGATCGGTCCCTGCTCATCCGCACGGATCGCACGCAACTGCTTCAGGCGATTTTCAACCTGTTGTCCAACGCGCGTGATGCCATGGCCTCGGCCTCCGGTGCCGTCCGTCTCAGCACGACCATCATCTCGACGTTGCCTCCGCATTTTGTGGGAGGAGCACCGCCTATACGCTCAAGGTCGTACGTAGCCATCAGCGTACAGGACTCCGGGAGCGGCATGACACCGGAAACGATCGATCGACTCGGGCAGCTCTTCTTCACCACCAAAGCCGCAACGGTGGGGAACGGGCTCGGCATTGCGTCCGTCATCACGATGCTGCGGGCATTCGGAGGGGCCTTGGCGGTGCAATCCACACTGGGACAAGGCACGGAGTTTTCCCTCATTCTCCCGCTGATCGAATATCCGAACACGGCGACGCCATCGGTGAACCCGCATCCGGACATGCGTCTGGACTGA
- a CDS encoding sensor histidine kinase, with protein MTRSRPISLRILVACALVAFVAATLGVVTWRNHRFLSRQLQEQVSASLAANILSARTQLDALLADRLDAVRSTALNPRVLAVARGDVSSIQDARFALQTLVRHDPLHNIAATIVDSAGRVQFSTSPLTTWRPSPGDNALAFPTARTMTDSSGTPVEIVFVAAVRDAAGTQVGLIALQTRVTALGQILSQLAGSIPAYALLRLREHREDGRLIIGWPIADVRANVQVSPWHQLQSDEVDPSNRWRLEVRDRLLVGVDNDHTMVETAVDLQTLPWYVAIVVDRSEVANLVRGETRAALMFSAGVLVLIGTLIVLIGETFAQRIVVLAQVVRRIANNDRHARVPADSHHDEVSQLGHDVNVMANTIEELIANLEARRRELEVELDERGRLEEALAASRRLESIGHLAGTVAHDFNHVVAITSTAAQSAATEIPTDHIIQEDLQEIVLAAQRGREITRRLLTLARDGEQRLDPLDVNRCIEEHQRLLRRLLPGSVALELALAPHPLLVQADHTKFVQALFNLLANARDAIGPHAGVVTIETATVQELSGHIIGVAPSRRPPYVSIVVRDTGEGMDAETLKKLGSIFFTTKPNGSGTGIGVASIASMLRDAAGTLTVSSKRGEGTRFVMVLPLLAPEAVTERVTEAIAGAAQRD; from the coding sequence ATGACGCGGTCCCGGCCAATCAGTTTGCGGATCCTGGTCGCGTGCGCCCTGGTGGCGTTTGTGGCGGCCACGCTCGGTGTGGTCACCTGGCGCAACCATCGGTTCCTCTCGCGCCAGTTGCAGGAGCAGGTATCAGCCAGTCTGGCTGCCAATATTCTCTCGGCGAGAACTCAACTGGATGCGCTGTTGGCCGATCGCCTGGATGCGGTGCGGAGTACCGCGCTCAACCCCAGAGTGCTGGCCGTTGCCCGCGGCGACGTCAGTTCCATTCAGGACGCCCGTTTTGCCCTGCAAACGCTGGTACGGCACGATCCGCTGCACAATATCGCAGCGACGATTGTCGACTCGGCCGGGCGCGTCCAGTTCTCCACGTCTCCTCTGACCACCTGGCGACCGAGTCCCGGCGACAACGCACTGGCGTTTCCCACCGCCCGCACCATGACCGACTCGAGCGGCACACCGGTGGAGATCGTGTTTGTCGCCGCCGTGCGTGATGCGGCCGGTACACAAGTCGGACTGATCGCCCTGCAGACGCGGGTCACGGCGCTTGGCCAGATCCTGAGTCAATTGGCCGGATCCATACCGGCCTATGCGCTGCTGCGGTTGCGTGAGCACAGGGAAGATGGACGACTCATCATCGGTTGGCCGATCGCGGATGTGCGGGCCAATGTGCAGGTGTCACCCTGGCATCAATTGCAGTCAGACGAAGTGGATCCCAGCAATCGGTGGAGACTGGAGGTGCGGGATCGGCTGCTCGTCGGCGTAGACAATGACCACACCATGGTCGAGACGGCCGTGGATCTGCAGACGTTGCCGTGGTACGTGGCCATCGTGGTGGACCGAAGTGAGGTCGCGAATCTGGTGCGCGGAGAAACGCGCGCGGCGCTCATGTTTTCCGCCGGCGTACTCGTGCTGATCGGGACGTTGATCGTGCTCATCGGCGAGACCTTTGCGCAACGCATCGTGGTGTTGGCGCAGGTCGTACGTCGCATCGCCAACAATGACCGCCACGCACGTGTCCCGGCCGATAGCCACCATGACGAAGTTTCCCAGCTCGGGCACGACGTCAACGTCATGGCCAACACCATCGAAGAACTGATCGCCAATCTGGAAGCCCGCCGTCGAGAGCTCGAAGTGGAGCTCGACGAGCGCGGGCGTCTGGAAGAAGCACTGGCCGCCTCACGCCGGCTCGAATCGATCGGCCACCTGGCCGGCACGGTGGCACACGACTTCAACCACGTGGTCGCGATTACGTCCACTGCCGCACAATCCGCAGCGACCGAAATCCCCACCGACCACATCATCCAGGAAGACCTGCAGGAGATTGTCCTGGCCGCGCAGCGTGGGCGGGAAATCACACGACGTCTGCTGACGCTGGCGCGCGATGGCGAACAGCGACTCGACCCGCTCGATGTCAACCGTTGCATCGAGGAACACCAGCGTCTGCTGCGCCGGTTGTTGCCTGGCAGTGTGGCACTGGAGCTGGCGCTCGCGCCCCACCCACTGCTCGTGCAGGCCGATCACACCAAATTCGTGCAGGCGCTGTTCAATCTGTTGGCCAATGCCCGCGACGCCATCGGCCCCCATGCCGGCGTCGTCACGATCGAAACGGCTACGGTGCAGGAGCTCAGCGGACACATCATCGGCGTCGCACCATCGCGACGTCCGCCTTACGTGTCGATTGTGGTACGCGACACCGGAGAAGGCATGGACGCTGAGACATTGAAGAAGCTGGGCTCGATCTTTTTCACGACCAAGCCCAACGGCTCAGGCACGGGCATCGGCGTGGCCTCGATCGCGTCGATGTTGCGCGACGCAGCCGGGACGCTCACGGTCTCATCGAAACGCGGTGAAGGGACCCGTTTTGTCATGGTGCTGCCCCTGCTGGCGCCTGAAGCGGTCACCGAAAGGGTCACCGAAGCGATCGCTGGAGCGGCACAGCGGGATTGA
- a CDS encoding carboxypeptidase-like regulatory domain-containing protein, whose protein sequence is MFGLIIGLWWAQWAGIGFGPTPDGFRDGSRSGSGPPVRPAPEWRPRLPISDTVRGFVYDSLLAEPLTGALVTAMPGGETTVSDSVGHFVLISAQPVELVQAVHAELDQIGLGEMRVARVQNAAARELVLATPSRRTIWQRLCGQVPPNDAMTGIVFGSVRDGDGRTLLGGVIVDLQWESLQMSADTMPRYETRTTRSDTSGQFLFCGVQEFGQAGIAARADARHSGNVLLYAEVRPVRRVDLVLGAINAPAVLVRGTVQDPHGAPVYDATVEIDGGEQPARTDSAGGFTVIRVPPGSRMMTVRKVGLLPTLRTVDVVETMTPITITMERGISLDGVTVTARRTVSRTLRDLMERRRAGIAGFLDSTRIMQFPRTQSVLRMIPSLTVHTVANGVDFTLHGRLNCGASVYIDGVKVETEDLAALPMEDIATIESYGTDTFAPPQYRSFVEKPCAVILVWTKPRLKRP, encoded by the coding sequence ATGTTCGGTCTGATTATTGGACTTTGGTGGGCGCAGTGGGCGGGCATCGGATTTGGCCCGACTCCTGATGGCTTCCGTGATGGCTCCCGTAGTGGGTCCGGGCCGCCGGTGCGCCCGGCGCCCGAGTGGCGACCACGGTTGCCGATCAGCGACACCGTGCGTGGCTTCGTGTACGACAGTCTGCTCGCGGAGCCCCTGACGGGCGCGCTCGTGACCGCGATGCCGGGTGGCGAGACCACGGTCTCCGATTCGGTGGGACACTTTGTACTGATCAGTGCACAGCCGGTGGAATTGGTGCAGGCGGTGCATGCGGAACTCGATCAGATCGGCTTGGGGGAGATGCGTGTGGCGCGCGTGCAAAATGCCGCCGCACGTGAACTTGTTCTCGCTACGCCGTCACGGCGCACCATCTGGCAGCGACTGTGTGGGCAGGTGCCGCCGAACGATGCCATGACGGGCATCGTCTTTGGTTCGGTGCGCGACGGCGATGGACGCACGCTGCTGGGGGGCGTGATCGTGGATCTGCAATGGGAATCGCTCCAGATGAGCGCTGACACGATGCCACGATATGAAACACGAACCACCCGCAGCGATACCTCGGGGCAGTTCCTGTTCTGTGGCGTGCAGGAGTTTGGTCAGGCGGGCATTGCCGCACGCGCTGACGCCCGACACAGCGGCAATGTGCTGCTCTATGCGGAAGTGCGACCGGTGCGGCGGGTGGATCTGGTGTTGGGAGCCATCAACGCCCCCGCCGTGCTGGTACGGGGGACCGTGCAGGATCCACATGGCGCACCGGTATACGATGCCACAGTGGAGATCGACGGAGGCGAACAGCCGGCCCGGACCGATTCCGCTGGCGGATTCACAGTGATTCGTGTGCCCCCTGGCTCACGCATGATGACGGTGCGCAAGGTGGGATTGCTGCCCACACTCCGGACAGTCGATGTCGTGGAGACCATGACCCCCATCACCATCACCATGGAACGGGGCATCTCACTCGACGGGGTCACGGTGACCGCACGTCGCACGGTGAGTCGCACGTTGCGTGACCTGATGGAGCGGCGGCGGGCGGGGATCGCCGGGTTTTTGGACTCGACACGGATCATGCAATTCCCGCGCACACAGAGTGTCCTGCGCATGATCCCTTCACTCACCGTGCACACCGTAGCCAATGGCGTCGACTTCACGCTGCACGGACGCCTCAACTGCGGTGCCTCCGTCTACATCGACGGCGTCAAGGTGGAAACAGAGGATCTGGCCGCACTGCCGATGGAGGACATTGCCACCATCGAGTCGTATGGGACCGACACATTTGCCCCACCGCAATATCGATCCTTCGTGGAGAAGCCCTGCGCGGTGATTCTCGTGTGGACCAAGCCGCGCCTCAAACGCCCTTGA